In Streptomyces seoulensis, the following are encoded in one genomic region:
- a CDS encoding UDP-N-acetylmuramoyl-L-alanyl-D-glutamate--2,6-diaminopimelate ligase, with the protein MTTITPDDGNRGTHRTGREPRFSSGAGTPGTLTAVPHADQSQTTQKGASVTNPGPPRPVQVSAIFLAELAGQLGTAAPAETAEPVGVTGITHDSRAVRPGDVYAALSGARLHGADFATQAAGLGAVAVLTDPAGADRAAATGLPVLVVEDPRAEMGELAATIYGHPGRDMLQIGITGTSGKTTTAYLIEGGLRAAGRATGLVGTVETRIGDERIKSERTTPEATDLQALFAVMRERGTDAVAMEVSSHALVLGRVDGCVFDIAVFNNLSPEHMEFHSGMEDYFQAKASLFTPERSRLGVVNADDEYGRRLVTEAGVPVVTFSAEGHPDADWRAEDVQTGPMDSTFTALGPNGERVHARSPLPGPFNVANTLAALAALAAAGIDPQTAADGIAAVPGVPGRLERVDAGQPYLAVVDYAHKTDAVESVLKALRKVTKGRVHLVLGCGGDRDRTKRGPMGAAAARYADTAVLTSDNPRSEDPLAILATMLEGAASVPTHERGEVLLFEERAAAIAAAVGRAAAGDTVLVAGKGHEQGQDIAGVIRPFDDRQVLREAIQNTQG; encoded by the coding sequence GTGACAACGATCACTCCCGACGACGGGAACCGAGGGACCCACCGCACCGGCCGCGAGCCCCGTTTTAGCTCCGGAGCGGGTACTCCCGGTACGCTCACCGCCGTGCCACACGCCGATCAGTCCCAAACCACTCAGAAAGGCGCTTCCGTGACAAATCCGGGACCGCCGCGACCGGTTCAGGTCTCCGCCATCTTCCTCGCGGAACTGGCCGGTCAACTGGGTACCGCCGCGCCCGCCGAGACCGCCGAGCCCGTGGGCGTCACCGGGATCACCCACGACTCCCGGGCCGTCCGCCCCGGTGACGTGTACGCCGCCCTGTCCGGCGCCAGACTGCACGGCGCCGACTTCGCCACCCAGGCGGCGGGCCTGGGCGCCGTCGCCGTCCTCACCGACCCGGCGGGCGCCGACCGCGCCGCCGCGACCGGCCTGCCGGTCCTGGTCGTCGAGGACCCGCGCGCGGAGATGGGCGAGCTGGCCGCCACCATCTACGGGCACCCCGGCCGGGACATGCTCCAGATCGGCATCACCGGCACCTCCGGCAAGACCACCACCGCCTACCTGATCGAGGGCGGCCTGCGCGCGGCCGGCCGGGCCACCGGGCTGGTCGGCACCGTCGAGACCCGCATCGGCGACGAGCGCATCAAGTCCGAGCGCACCACCCCCGAAGCCACCGACCTCCAGGCCCTGTTCGCCGTCATGCGCGAACGCGGCACCGACGCCGTCGCCATGGAGGTCTCCAGCCACGCCCTGGTCCTCGGCCGGGTCGACGGCTGCGTCTTCGACATCGCGGTCTTCAACAACCTCAGCCCGGAGCACATGGAGTTCCACTCCGGCATGGAGGACTACTTCCAGGCCAAGGCGAGCCTGTTCACCCCCGAGCGCAGCCGGCTCGGTGTGGTCAACGCCGACGACGAGTACGGCCGCAGGCTCGTCACCGAGGCCGGTGTCCCGGTCGTCACCTTCTCCGCCGAGGGCCACCCGGACGCCGACTGGCGCGCCGAGGACGTCCAGACCGGCCCCATGGACTCGACGTTCACCGCTCTCGGCCCGAACGGCGAGCGCGTGCACGCCCGTTCGCCGCTGCCCGGCCCGTTCAACGTGGCCAACACCCTCGCCGCGCTGGCCGCCCTGGCCGCCGCCGGGATCGACCCGCAGACCGCCGCCGACGGCATCGCCGCCGTGCCCGGCGTCCCCGGCCGCCTGGAGCGCGTCGACGCCGGACAGCCCTACCTCGCCGTCGTCGACTACGCCCACAAGACCGACGCGGTCGAGTCGGTGCTCAAGGCGCTGCGCAAGGTCACCAAGGGCCGGGTGCACCTGGTGCTCGGCTGCGGCGGCGACCGCGACCGCACCAAGCGCGGCCCGATGGGCGCGGCCGCGGCCCGGTACGCCGACACGGCCGTACTGACCTCCGACAACCCCCGCTCCGAGGACCCGCTGGCGATCCTGGCGACCATGCTCGAAGGCGCCGCCTCCGTCCCCACGCACGAGCGGGGCGAGGTGCTGCTGTTCGAGGAGCGGGCCGCCGCCATCGCCGCCGCCGTGGGCCGTGCCGCCGCCGGTGACACGGTGCTGGTCGCGGGCAAGGGCCACGAGCAGGGCCAGGACATCGCCGGCGTGATCCGTCCCTTCGACGACCGCCAGGTGCTCCGCGAAGCTATCCAGAACACCCAGGGATGA
- the mraY gene encoding phospho-N-acetylmuramoyl-pentapeptide-transferase encodes MMNQVLFSGVIGLFLTLIGTPLLIKLLARKGYGQYIRDDGPREHASKRGTPTMGGIAFILATIAAYFLSKVITGKSPTYSGLLVLGLMFGMGLVGFLDDYIKIVKRRSLGLRAKAKMAGQLIVGIGFAVLALQFPDNRGNTPASTKLSFITDFGWTIGPVLFVVWALFMILAMSNGVNLTDGLDGLATGASVLVFGAYTFIGVWQFQESCANAMTLTNPAACYEVRDPLDLAVVASALMGACLGFLWWNTSPAKIFMGDTGSLALGGVLTGLAILSRTELLVAIMGGLFVLITMSVVIQVGSFRLTGKRVFRMAPLQHHFELKGWSEVLVVVRFWIIQGICVIVGLGLFYAGWAADK; translated from the coding sequence ATGATGAACCAGGTCCTGTTCTCGGGCGTCATCGGTCTCTTCCTGACGCTGATCGGCACCCCGCTGCTGATCAAGCTCCTCGCCCGCAAGGGGTACGGCCAGTACATCCGCGACGACGGCCCGCGCGAGCACGCCAGCAAGCGCGGTACGCCGACCATGGGTGGTATCGCCTTCATCCTGGCCACGATCGCCGCGTACTTCCTCAGCAAGGTGATCACCGGCAAGTCGCCGACCTACTCCGGCCTGCTGGTGCTCGGCCTGATGTTCGGCATGGGCCTGGTCGGCTTCCTCGACGACTACATCAAGATCGTCAAGCGCCGTTCGCTCGGTCTGCGGGCCAAGGCGAAGATGGCCGGCCAGCTCATAGTCGGCATCGGGTTCGCCGTCCTCGCCCTGCAGTTCCCCGACAACCGGGGCAACACGCCGGCCTCCACCAAGCTGTCGTTCATCACCGACTTCGGCTGGACCATCGGCCCGGTGCTGTTCGTGGTCTGGGCGCTGTTCATGATCCTCGCCATGTCCAACGGCGTGAACCTCACCGACGGTCTGGACGGCCTGGCCACCGGCGCCTCCGTGCTCGTCTTCGGCGCCTACACGTTCATCGGTGTCTGGCAGTTCCAGGAGTCCTGCGCCAACGCCATGACCCTGACCAACCCGGCCGCCTGCTACGAGGTGCGCGACCCGCTGGACCTCGCGGTGGTCGCCTCCGCCCTGATGGGCGCCTGCCTGGGCTTCCTGTGGTGGAACACCTCCCCGGCGAAGATCTTCATGGGCGACACCGGCTCGCTCGCCCTCGGCGGTGTCCTCACCGGCCTGGCCATCCTCTCCCGCACGGAGCTGCTGGTGGCCATCATGGGCGGCCTGTTCGTCCTCATCACCATGTCGGTCGTCATCCAGGTCGGCTCCTTCCGGCTCACCGGCAAGCGCGTCTTCCGGATGGCACCGCTCCAGCACCACTTCGAACTCAAGGGCTGGTCCGAAGTCCTTGTCGTGGTCCGCTTCTGGATCATCCAGGGCATCTGCGTCATCGTCGGACTGGGCCTCTTCTACGCGGGATGGGCAGCGGACAAGTGA
- the ftsW gene encoding putative lipid II flippase FtsW, whose translation MPSSRTGRPPVQRAARPAPPRIAGENPLRRLRDRARKAWDRPLTAYYLILGGSMLITVLGLVMVYSASQITALQLSLPGSFFFRKQFLAALIGGALLFAASRMPVKLHRALAYPILAAAVFSMALVQVPGIGMSVNGNRNWISLGGSFQIQPSEFGKLALVLWGADLIARKQEKRLLAQWKHMLVPLVPVAFLLLGLIMLGGDMGTAIILTAILFGLLWLAGAPTRLFAGVLSVAALIGVILIKTSPNRMARLACIGATEPKAGAADCWQAVHGIYALASGGIFGSGLGASVEKWGQLPEAHTDFIFAITGEELGLAGTLSVLALFAALGYAGIRVAGRTEDPFVRYAAGGVTTWIIAQAVINIGAVLGLLPIAGVPLPLFSYGGSALLPTMFAVGLLIAFARDEPGARAALAMRQPRFGRKRAGGSRAERVPRRWNTMRRRASAARSSGER comes from the coding sequence ATGCCCAGTAGCCGTACCGGACGGCCGCCCGTACAGCGGGCGGCCCGTCCCGCGCCCCCGCGGATCGCGGGCGAGAACCCGCTGCGCCGGCTGCGCGACCGCGCCCGCAAGGCGTGGGACCGGCCGCTGACCGCCTACTATCTGATCCTGGGCGGCAGCATGCTGATCACCGTCCTGGGCCTGGTGATGGTCTACTCGGCCTCCCAGATCACCGCGCTGCAGCTCTCGCTGCCCGGCTCGTTCTTCTTCCGCAAGCAGTTCCTCGCCGCGCTCATCGGCGGCGCCCTGCTGTTCGCCGCCTCCCGGATGCCGGTCAAGCTGCACCGGGCGCTGGCCTACCCGATCCTGGCCGCCGCCGTGTTCTCCATGGCCCTGGTGCAGGTGCCGGGGATAGGGATGTCGGTCAACGGCAACCGGAACTGGATCTCGCTCGGCGGCTCCTTCCAGATCCAGCCCAGCGAGTTCGGCAAGCTCGCCCTGGTGCTGTGGGGCGCCGACCTGATCGCCCGCAAGCAGGAGAAGCGGCTGCTGGCCCAGTGGAAGCACATGCTCGTCCCGCTCGTCCCGGTCGCCTTCCTGCTGCTCGGGCTGATCATGCTCGGCGGCGACATGGGCACCGCGATCATCCTCACCGCGATCCTCTTCGGCCTGCTCTGGCTGGCCGGCGCCCCCACCCGGCTCTTCGCCGGGGTGCTGTCGGTGGCGGCGCTGATCGGGGTGATCCTCATCAAGACCAGCCCCAACCGGATGGCCCGGCTCGCCTGCATCGGCGCCACCGAGCCCAAGGCGGGCGCCGCCGACTGCTGGCAGGCCGTGCACGGCATCTACGCCCTGGCCTCGGGCGGGATCTTCGGTTCCGGGCTGGGCGCCAGCGTGGAGAAATGGGGACAACTCCCCGAGGCCCACACGGACTTCATCTTCGCCATCACAGGTGAGGAACTGGGCCTCGCGGGCACGCTGTCGGTACTGGCCCTGTTCGCGGCTCTAGGCTATGCGGGTATCCGCGTGGCCGGACGCACGGAGGACCCCTTCGTGAGGTACGCCGCGGGAGGCGTGACGACGTGGATCATCGCCCAGGCGGTGATCAACATCGGTGCGGTGCTCGGCCTGCTGCCGATCGCCGGCGTCCCGCTCCCGCTGTTCTCCTACGGAGGGTCCGCCCTGCTGCCGACCATGTTCGCCGTCGGGCTGCTGATCGCGTTCGCGCGGGACGAGCCCGGTGCGCGGGCGGCACTTGCGATGCGGCAACCCCGCTTTGGTAGAAAGCGGGCGGGGGGCTCCCGTGCCGAGCGGGTGCCACGGAGATGGAACACGATGCGACGGCGTGCCTCGGCGGCGCGTTCGTCCGGAGAGCGGTGA
- the rsmH gene encoding 16S rRNA (cytosine(1402)-N(4))-methyltransferase RsmH, with amino-acid sequence MTESRHVPVMLQRCLDLLAPALERPGAVVVDCTLGLGGHSEALLARFPEVRLIGLDRDKEALRLSGERLAPYGDRATLVHAVYDELPEVLDRLGIPAVQGVLFDLGVSSMQLDEADRGFAYAQDAPLDMRMDQTTGVSAAEVLNTYPAGELVRILRAYGEEKQAKRIVSAVVREREKEPFTNSARLVELIRDALPQAAKRTGGNPAKRTFQALRIEVNGELSVLERAVPAAVKALAVGGRIAVLSYQSLEDRLVKQVFAAGAANTAPPGLPVVPERYQPRLKLLTRGAELPTEEEIAENRRAAPARFRGVERIREDAE; translated from the coding sequence TTGACCGAGAGTCGACACGTCCCGGTGATGCTCCAGCGGTGCCTGGACCTGCTGGCACCCGCCCTGGAGCGGCCGGGAGCGGTGGTCGTCGACTGCACCCTCGGCCTCGGCGGCCACAGCGAGGCCCTGCTGGCCCGCTTTCCCGAGGTCCGGCTGATCGGCCTCGACCGGGACAAGGAAGCCCTCCGCCTCTCCGGCGAACGCCTCGCCCCCTACGGCGACCGCGCCACCCTCGTGCACGCCGTCTACGACGAACTCCCCGAGGTCCTCGACCGCCTGGGCATCCCGGCCGTCCAGGGCGTCCTCTTCGACCTCGGCGTCTCCTCCATGCAGCTGGACGAGGCCGACCGCGGCTTCGCCTACGCCCAGGACGCCCCGCTCGACATGCGCATGGACCAGACGACCGGCGTCAGCGCCGCCGAGGTCCTCAACACCTACCCGGCCGGTGAACTGGTGCGCATCCTGCGCGCGTACGGCGAGGAGAAGCAGGCCAAGCGGATCGTCTCGGCGGTCGTCCGCGAGCGCGAGAAGGAGCCGTTCACCAACAGCGCCCGCCTGGTCGAGCTGATCCGGGACGCCCTGCCGCAGGCCGCCAAGCGCACCGGCGGCAACCCGGCCAAGCGCACCTTCCAGGCCCTGCGCATCGAGGTCAACGGCGAACTCTCCGTACTGGAGCGGGCCGTGCCGGCCGCGGTGAAGGCGCTCGCGGTCGGCGGGCGGATCGCCGTGCTGTCGTACCAGTCGCTGGAGGACCGGCTGGTCAAGCAGGTCTTCGCGGCCGGCGCCGCCAACACCGCGCCCCCCGGGCTGCCCGTCGTGCCCGAGCGCTACCAGCCCCGCCTCAAGCTCCTCACCCGCGGTGCCGAACTTCCCACCGAGGAGGAGATCGCCGAGAACCGCCGGGCCGCCCCGGCCAGGTTCCGGGGTGTCGAGCGCATCCGGGAGGACGCCGAGTGA
- a CDS encoding UDP-N-acetylmuramoyl-tripeptide--D-alanyl-D-alanine ligase, giving the protein MIALSLAEIAAVTGGQTHDIPDTSVQVTGPVVRDSREVVPGTLFVAFVGERVDGHDFAAQVVEAGAVAVLASRPVGVPAIVVDDVQEALGALARHVVERLGATLVALTGSAGKTSTKDLIAQVLGGKAPTVFTPGSLNNEIGLPLTALSATEETKFLVLEMGARGIGHIRYLAGLTPPKVGLVLNVGSAHIGEFGGREQIAQAKGELVESLPPAAEGGAAILNADDPLVRAMASRTKAKVILFGESAEADVRAENVRLTDSGQPAFRLHTPSGASDVTMRLYGEHHVSNALAAAAVAHELGMSATEIATALSGAGTLSRWRMEVTERPDGVTIVNDAYNANPESVRAALRALVAMGKGRRTWAVLGKMAELGDEALAEHDAVGRLAVRLNVSKLVAVGGIEASWLQLGAYNEGSWGEESVHVSDAQAAIDLLRKQLRPGDVVLVKASRSVGLERVAQALAEAGTEGEVAAR; this is encoded by the coding sequence GTGATCGCCCTCTCCCTCGCCGAGATCGCAGCAGTCACCGGCGGGCAGACGCACGACATACCGGACACGTCCGTCCAGGTCACCGGCCCGGTCGTCCGGGACTCCCGCGAGGTGGTGCCCGGCACCCTGTTCGTCGCCTTCGTCGGCGAGCGGGTGGACGGCCACGACTTCGCGGCCCAGGTCGTCGAGGCCGGCGCGGTCGCCGTACTGGCGTCGCGTCCCGTCGGCGTGCCCGCGATCGTCGTGGACGACGTCCAGGAGGCCCTCGGCGCCCTCGCCCGCCATGTCGTCGAACGGCTCGGCGCGACCCTCGTCGCGCTGACCGGCTCGGCCGGCAAGACCAGCACCAAGGACCTCATCGCCCAGGTGCTCGGCGGCAAGGCGCCGACCGTGTTCACGCCCGGCTCGCTCAACAACGAGATCGGGCTGCCGCTGACCGCCCTGTCCGCCACCGAGGAGACGAAGTTCCTCGTGCTGGAGATGGGCGCCCGGGGCATCGGGCACATCCGCTACCTGGCCGGACTCACCCCGCCCAAGGTCGGGTTGGTGCTCAACGTGGGCAGCGCCCACATCGGCGAGTTCGGCGGCCGGGAGCAGATCGCCCAGGCCAAGGGCGAGTTGGTGGAGAGCCTGCCTCCGGCGGCGGAAGGCGGCGCGGCGATCCTCAACGCCGACGACCCGCTGGTGCGCGCGATGGCCTCCCGTACCAAGGCGAAGGTGATCCTTTTCGGAGAGTCGGCCGAAGCGGACGTACGCGCCGAGAACGTACGACTCACGGACAGCGGACAGCCCGCCTTCAGGCTTCACACACCCTCCGGTGCAAGCGATGTGACCATGCGCCTGTACGGTGAGCATCACGTGTCGAACGCGCTCGCCGCGGCCGCCGTCGCCCATGAGCTGGGCATGTCCGCAACCGAGATCGCGACCGCGCTCTCCGGGGCGGGCACCCTCTCCCGCTGGCGCATGGAGGTCACCGAGCGCCCTGACGGCGTGACCATCGTCAATGACGCCTACAACGCCAACCCCGAGTCCGTGCGGGCCGCCCTCAGGGCGCTCGTGGCCATGGGCAAGGGGCGCCGCACGTGGGCGGTGCTCGGCAAGATGGCCGAGCTGGGGGACGAGGCTCTCGCCGAGCACGACGCGGTCGGACGGCTCGCCGTCCGGCTCAACGTCAGCAAGCTCGTCGCGGTCGGTGGCATCGAAGCCTCCTGGCTGCAACTGGGCGCATACAACGAGGGTTCGTGGGGTGAGGAGTCGGTGCACGTGTCCGACGCACAGGCGGCGATCGACCTTTTGCGCAAGCAGTTGCGTCCGGGGGACGTCGTGCTGGTGAAGGCGTCCCGGTCGGTGGGTCTCGAGCGGGTCGCGCAGGCGCTCGCCGAGGCCGGCACCGAGGGTGAGGTCGCCGCCCGATGA
- the murD gene encoding UDP-N-acetylmuramoyl-L-alanine--D-glutamate ligase: MGSGQVTFSVPSGPSEFQGKHVTVAGLGVSGLPAAKALHARGAIVTAVNDGDDARAREQAAELEALGITVRLGDGATLPEGTELIVTAPGWQPGKPLFLAAEEAGVPVWGDVELAWRLRGPDAAPWLAVTGTNGKTTTVQMLASILKAAGLRTAAVGNIGVSLLDAVLGDEQYDVLAVELSSYQLHWAPSLRAWSGAVLNLAPDHLDWHGSMDAYAADKGRIYEGNKVACVYNVADPRTEDLVREADVEEGCRAVGFTLQAPAVSQLGVVDGILVDRAFVADRQKNAQELAEVSDVDPPAPHNIANALAAAALARSYGVPPQAVRDGLRAFKPDAHRIAHVADIDGVAYVDDSKATNTHAAEASLAAYEPIVWIAGGLAKGAEFDELVANSAKRLRGVVLIGADRALIREALARHAPEVPVVDLDRTDTGAMLQAVTEAKRLAQAGDTVLLAPACASMDMFTNYNQRGDAFAAAVRELGA, from the coding sequence ATGGGCAGCGGACAAGTGACCTTCTCGGTGCCTTCGGGGCCCAGCGAATTCCAGGGCAAGCACGTCACCGTCGCCGGACTCGGCGTCTCCGGCCTGCCGGCCGCGAAGGCGCTGCACGCGCGCGGGGCGATCGTCACGGCTGTCAACGACGGCGACGACGCCCGCGCCCGCGAGCAGGCGGCGGAACTGGAGGCGCTCGGCATCACCGTCCGCCTCGGCGACGGCGCCACCCTGCCCGAAGGCACCGAGCTGATCGTCACCGCGCCCGGCTGGCAGCCCGGCAAGCCGCTGTTCCTGGCCGCCGAGGAGGCGGGCGTCCCCGTGTGGGGCGACGTCGAGCTGGCCTGGCGGCTGCGCGGCCCCGACGCGGCCCCCTGGCTCGCCGTCACCGGCACCAACGGCAAGACCACCACCGTCCAGATGCTCGCCTCCATCCTCAAGGCGGCGGGCCTGCGCACGGCCGCCGTCGGCAACATCGGCGTCTCCCTGCTGGACGCCGTCCTCGGCGACGAGCAGTACGACGTGCTCGCCGTCGAGCTGTCCAGCTACCAGCTCCACTGGGCGCCCTCCCTGCGCGCCTGGTCCGGCGCGGTCCTCAACCTCGCCCCGGACCACCTCGACTGGCACGGCTCCATGGACGCCTACGCCGCCGACAAGGGCCGCATCTACGAGGGCAACAAGGTCGCCTGCGTCTACAACGTGGCCGACCCGCGCACCGAGGACCTGGTGCGCGAGGCCGACGTCGAAGAGGGCTGCCGGGCCGTCGGGTTCACGCTCCAGGCGCCCGCCGTCTCCCAACTCGGCGTGGTGGACGGCATCCTGGTCGACCGCGCCTTCGTGGCGGACCGGCAGAAGAACGCCCAGGAGCTGGCCGAGGTCTCCGACGTGGACCCGCCCGCCCCGCACAACATCGCCAACGCCCTTGCCGCGGCGGCCCTCGCGCGCTCCTACGGGGTCCCCCCGCAGGCGGTGCGCGACGGTCTGCGTGCCTTCAAGCCCGACGCCCACCGCATCGCCCACGTCGCCGACATCGACGGGGTGGCCTACGTGGACGACTCCAAGGCCACCAACACCCATGCCGCCGAAGCCTCGTTGGCCGCCTACGAGCCGATCGTGTGGATCGCGGGGGGACTGGCCAAGGGAGCCGAGTTCGACGAGCTGGTGGCCAACTCCGCGAAGCGGCTGCGGGGGGTCGTCCTGATCGGCGCCGACCGCGCGCTGATCCGCGAGGCCCTGGCGCGACACGCCCCGGAAGTACCCGTCGTGGACCTCGACCGGACCGACACTGGGGCGATGCTCCAGGCGGTGACGGAGGCGAAGCGGCTGGCCCAGGCGGGCGACACCGTCCTGCTGGCCCCGGCCTGCGCCTCCATGGACATGTTCACCAACTACAACCAGCGCGGCGACGCGTTCGCGGCCGCGGTCCGCGAACTCGGCGCCTGA
- a CDS encoding membrane protein has protein sequence MSTKPAPRGRAARLARLIPAGRARAARTPFVLLVVLLLGGGLLGLLVLNSALSEGSFELDDIKRQTKSLTDEEQALQRDIDAYSAPDALQRRARELGMVPGGDPAFLGPDGSVKGVPSAAPRSAVLTGPRAPEALTAVPSTAPAPATPSAPPAATPTAAPAGTPAGTPSGTPVRPAATTPAPGGALRSAPTTPTPGR, from the coding sequence GTGAGCACCAAGCCCGCACCTCGGGGGAGGGCGGCCCGGCTCGCCCGGCTCATCCCCGCCGGCCGCGCCCGCGCGGCCCGCACCCCCTTCGTCCTCCTCGTCGTGCTGCTCCTGGGCGGCGGCCTGCTCGGCCTGCTGGTGCTCAACTCGGCGCTCAGCGAAGGGTCGTTCGAGCTGGACGACATAAAGCGCCAAACGAAGAGCCTCACCGACGAGGAACAGGCCCTCCAGCGGGACATCGACGCGTACTCCGCGCCCGACGCCCTCCAGCGCCGCGCCCGTGAACTCGGCATGGTCCCCGGCGGCGACCCCGCCTTCCTCGGCCCCGACGGCAGCGTCAAGGGCGTCCCCAGCGCAGCCCCCCGCTCCGCCGTCCTCACCGGCCCCCGCGCCCCCGAGGCGCTGACCGCCGTCCCGAGCACGGCCCCGGCCCCGGCGACGCCGAGCGCGCCGCCCGCCGCCACGCCCACCGCCGCACCGGCCGGCACCCCCGCCGGCACCCCCAGCGGCACCCCGGTGAGACCCGCCGCCACGACTCCCGCGCCGGGCGGCGCCCTCCGGTCCGCCCCCACCACCCCGACCCCCGGCAGGTGA
- a CDS encoding peptidoglycan D,D-transpeptidase FtsI family protein, with protein sequence MSDRETPRRRVPGPARPPRPRSAAPRRPAPQGRPARRPLGPRRPPAKPALRLGSPRPRLRLVGLALALVLTAFTVRLLQVQAVDASTYSAKAEQNRYVAHVLTAERGGITDRNGVALAVSEDAYDITADPMMFNREQLKISDGPEQAAALLAPILGQDQEALVKKLRPANKRSRYARLANRQTPQVWKQIKDLKAAFVKKGTPNVLAGVFADPSSQRVYPNKELAAGILGWVNSEGRGGGGIEQQLDKQLSGKDGKIRYAQSGGREVPTVGSTETPAVPGSDVELTIDRDIQWAAQNAISEQVRKSKADRGYVVVQDTATGQILAMANSPGFDPNDLSKADSAAMGNPALQDAYEPGSTAKVMSMAAVLEENAATPLTHVVVPNRLHRGDRLFQDDVDHATWYLTLNGVLAKSSNIGTILAAGQLGKTQPAANGTLYSYLRQFGIGRYTGLGFPGETPGILAPSAKWSTSQQYTIPFGQGFSINAMQAASVYSTIANGGVRVAPTLVRGTKGADGRFAPAPKPARTRVVSEKTAKTVAQMLESVVDDEQGTGVKARIPGYRVAGKTGTANRVDPATGRYHGYTSSFAGFAPADKPRITVYCAIQNATSGSYFGGQICGPVYKQVMEFALKTLQVPPTGAKAAALPVSYKP encoded by the coding sequence GTGTCCGACAGGGAAACGCCGCGCCGCCGCGTGCCCGGACCCGCGAGGCCGCCCCGCCCCCGGAGCGCGGCCCCCCGCCGTCCCGCCCCCCAGGGCCGGCCCGCCCGCCGCCCCCTGGGCCCCCGGCGCCCCCCGGCCAAGCCCGCCCTGCGGCTCGGCAGCCCCCGGCCCCGGCTGCGCCTGGTCGGCCTCGCCCTCGCCCTGGTGCTGACCGCCTTCACCGTGCGCCTCCTCCAGGTGCAGGCGGTGGACGCGAGCACCTACAGCGCCAAGGCCGAGCAGAACCGCTATGTGGCACACGTCCTGACCGCCGAGCGCGGCGGCATCACCGACCGCAACGGCGTCGCCCTCGCCGTCAGCGAGGACGCCTACGACATCACCGCCGACCCGATGATGTTCAACAGGGAACAGCTCAAGATCTCCGACGGGCCCGAGCAGGCCGCCGCGCTGCTCGCCCCGATCCTCGGCCAGGACCAGGAAGCGCTCGTCAAGAAGCTGCGCCCGGCCAACAAGCGGTCCCGCTACGCCCGGCTGGCCAACCGGCAGACCCCGCAGGTCTGGAAGCAGATCAAGGACCTCAAGGCCGCCTTCGTCAAGAAGGGCACCCCCAATGTGCTCGCCGGGGTCTTCGCCGACCCCAGCAGCCAGCGGGTGTACCCCAACAAGGAGCTGGCCGCCGGGATACTGGGCTGGGTCAACAGCGAGGGCCGGGGCGGCGGCGGCATCGAGCAGCAGCTCGACAAGCAGCTCTCCGGCAAGGACGGCAAGATCCGCTACGCCCAGTCCGGCGGCCGCGAGGTGCCCACCGTGGGCTCCACCGAGACGCCCGCCGTGCCCGGCAGCGACGTCGAGCTGACCATCGACCGCGACATCCAGTGGGCCGCGCAGAACGCCATCTCCGAGCAGGTGAGGAAGTCCAAGGCCGACCGCGGCTACGTCGTCGTCCAGGACACCGCCACCGGCCAGATCCTCGCCATGGCCAACTCGCCCGGCTTCGACCCCAACGACCTCTCCAAGGCCGACTCCGCCGCCATGGGCAACCCCGCCCTCCAGGACGCCTACGAGCCCGGCTCGACCGCCAAGGTGATGTCCATGGCCGCCGTGCTGGAGGAGAACGCGGCCACCCCGCTGACCCATGTCGTCGTACCCAACCGGCTGCACCGGGGCGACCGGCTCTTCCAGGACGACGTCGACCACGCCACCTGGTACCTCACCCTCAACGGGGTGCTCGCCAAGTCCAGCAACATCGGCACCATCCTCGCCGCCGGCCAGCTCGGCAAGACCCAGCCGGCCGCCAACGGCACGCTCTACTCGTACCTGCGCCAGTTCGGCATCGGCCGCTACACCGGGCTCGGCTTCCCCGGCGAGACACCGGGCATCCTCGCGCCCTCGGCCAAGTGGTCCACCTCGCAGCAGTACACGATCCCTTTCGGCCAGGGCTTCTCCATCAACGCCATGCAGGCCGCCTCCGTCTACTCCACGATCGCCAACGGCGGAGTACGCGTCGCGCCCACCCTGGTGCGCGGCACCAAGGGCGCCGACGGCCGCTTCGCCCCCGCGCCCAAGCCCGCCAGGACCCGGGTCGTCAGCGAGAAGACCGCCAAGACCGTCGCCCAGATGCTGGAGTCGGTCGTCGACGACGAGCAGGGCACCGGCGTCAAGGCCCGCATCCCCGGCTACCGGGTCGCGGGCAAGACCGGCACCGCCAACCGCGTCGATCCGGCCACCGGGAGGTACCACGGCTACACCTCGTCCTTCGCCGGATTCGCCCCCGCCGACAAGCCCCGCATCACCGTCTACTGCGCCATCCAGAACGCCACCTCCGGCAGCTACTTCGGCGGCCAGATCTGCGGTCCGGTCTACAAGCAGGTGATGGAGTTCGCGCTCAAGACCCTCCAGGTGCCGCCGACCGGAGCCAAGGCCGCCGCCCTGCCCGTCTCCTACAAGCCCTGA